In Corylus avellana chromosome ca8, CavTom2PMs-1.0, the genomic stretch CCATGCATAAAACACTTACCAAAGAAACTAGTGCAAGAAAAGGACCCTCTTTGAAACTTCTTCCCTCTTCCTTACCTATCCTTTCTCACTAAAATTTTCTCCTCACCTTTTTCTCTCAAGAGGCCATCTTGGTGCTTGAAATGGATGAAAATAGTGTTGTGAATGTGACTTAACCAAGGCTTCCTTATATAGACATTTCAAAAACTAGGATTTGATCCTTAAAATGAAATCCAACGGCCATAAGCAAGACTAGAGTGGCGGGCCATACCAAGGAGGAAAGCAAGGCAAAAATCAATGTAAAGTCATCATTTCAAAAGCCTAAAAGTCTTGTAATAAGTCTTTGATAGTTTTCTTCTAAAACTTTTGTCTCATTGGGTTTTAACTTGTCTAACTAAAAGAAGTCATCATCTAATCACTAAATATGACTCAAATAGCCATTTTAACCCTTGTTGGCCTCCCCCTTGAGTTTTTGATGTGGCAGCACCACATGTTGCCACGTGGTAGTGTGAACATTGGTTTTTCGGCTAGAtttgtatttttgtaaaaaatgagttgttttgaaattttaccACTTGGTAGAGGGTCCCAAGACAAGCGCTATGAGCTTTTGTTTGACTCATTTTGAGTTCATTTGACCAAGTTTCCGTCCATCCaaatttttaaagtcaaaagTCATTTTATCACTTATGCCTTAAAAACTTCTCAAATTTTTGTGGTATGTCTAGAAGACTAATAAAAGCTTAATGATAATATTTTCTCAACATAGTCATCaatttttataatgaatttaaGATACTTAAATTCTCTGGGTATTACATTGGGTCGATGGATAATGGGCCAGTGGAGACCGTTGGTGATGTGGGTTGcagtgtagtgacccaaataattggACTTTTGGGTTACTAGGAACAGCTGGAGGGTCAATTTGAGAATTTTAGACTTTCTGACTGAGCGCTCCTGTGAGGACCATCCTGAGCGTATGTTGACAATGGAAATTCATAATATGTATGATATGGAGCTCATCTCACTcaagtagtcaagaaaatactataattaagacataagtataatccatcttcggttggcacgaaccGTCTGCCTAACCTGTAGATACGGTACAGTCCGTCTTCCCTAGGAATGGACTATCAAATTGTTTAATCAGTTACACGCAATCAagggataagcataactcatcttcgggtCATatgaattgtctacctaaattacactaagtTAGGGTGTAGAGTAATTCACCTTCCCTAGGCATGGTCTATCAAACCCTCTTGATTATGTGTTTGTGAAAACCATTGTATaataatcattcatataatcataaaaaatctgaaggattgagttcaatcaagataaaaagctttctaagataaaaaaagaatttcataatgattgaatataaactttaaaaccaaatctctaagttatacaaccatcatgcatgtAGAAAAttcctaaattaaaatacaattaaaccattgttacttggaaatggctacatcaacaccctattatgagtttagctgctcatggtggtgctagaatgacctcctgccatgttcattttttcttcaactcttAAAGCCTTcaagaagatattttatatctaaaactaagcacgcTCTCTGCAAGGCTTAGAGACCTATTTATAGagtgtaaaacaaaccctagaagccctacgAATCCTTGAAAACTCGTAAGTCAGTCTCTCAGTCGGATTAGGAGACCTAAAAAGGCTTTCCTTATTAGTTTCAGCATCTTTCGGACTTTTCAGTACAAGTGTGCTCAATCCCAAttgtggtgcgctcgagcgcacttatGCACATGCATTGatttgcgctcgatcccacttgtggtgcgctcgagcacacttaCGCATGTGGGCTGATTTGTGCTCGATCCCATCAAAAGTGGGCTCGATCCCACTTCTTCAGCATCAGCATCtcaaaaaatcatgttttaagcccaaattcAATGAAATTTCTTGTATTCTCTCTAGGAACatgaaaacaacacaaaacaacaaaGATAACAACACTTAGGAATTAACATGTGCAAGTTAAGGGGTATGAATGTGCAATATTCAGTGCTTATCAGAGCAGAAAACCAATTTTAAACCAAGTAGCATCCTAATCACTTCTACACAAGTTCTAAGGTCACAACAAGGTTCTTAATATACTCCTAGCCCAAAATAACATTTCCATGCAAATTAAAGTACGTACAAGAAGAATGAAATATTAACCCATgtttaaaccaagattaaaacctaaaataacaacataagcCTAAAACTAGCAACCAAGCTATGGAAAACACTTAACCAAAGTAACAACTAGGTAAAAATAAGCCAAGTTAATGAAGTTACCTCTTTAGAGCAAGAACCTTTAAAAAAAGCCTTTATTCTCTTCTTACAACCAACAAGACACTCAAGTAGAGTTTCTTTACGGCTCAGATGGCAGAATGAGGTTTAGAAGGCTGTGAGAGAGGGTATTTATACGGCTGGAAAAGCTGAGGCGCTGCTGTGACAAGCCTGCAGGTCAGCGAACATTCAGTGGTCTTGGGGCAAACGTTCAGTATACTATTTGCACAGTGGTTCAGGGGTTGCAGGGCGTACATTGGCTCATTATCCAATGGGTCAAAATTTAGTCAACGAATGTTTGGTGACCTCATGTGAATGTTCGGTGTACTTTATTATCCAGTGGTTTCTTGGTTGTAAGCTGATGTTCGATGGTGTTTTTGTTGAACGTTCAATGAGAATTGAAAAGCCCTATAATCTTCTTCCAGCAATCCCTAAAATCGAAAAATCCTGCTAACACTGTTACTAAGCTAAATACAACCTAGTAATTATTTGGGGGACTACAAAtatacattttataaaaaaaaatataataataataacaattaaagCACATTAGTAAAGATACTATTACTATAAAGAATATAGACCTCGTCATTATCTTGTTATATtaacaatgaaaaaaattcatttcataaaaaaatgaatatgataGGAATAAAAAGGATGGTAACGCAACTAGATTATTGAAAAGTGTTTACGTAAAAAGCACATATTATTACTTGTAAACCAAAAGATTGTACAAGGATTACTGAATTCccatatacttttttttttttgtgaggaaAATCCTACATAGAGTCTTttgataattatatttaatattaatttaaataaaaattaattcttcaataaataattaaattatcaactttttattcaaatttgcgtcaaataattatgagtaatgatatggagcatctttttatcctcctaaagctgatgtggctttcaaaatcgctattagatcaaaattcaagtatgattcatctaaaatttaatggtgattttaaaagccacattagctttaggaggataaaaggagaataaaaaaatggtccctaacattactcaataattATATTGGGTATATAACGCCAAAAACTATAGTAGAATTAATTGCCTTTAATTAGGTCTAACTCAAGGAATAGATCATTTACattctaaataaaatagatagtatttattttatagtcaTGATTTAAAGTTAGTAGATCTAACGGtatacatgatatatatatatatatatatatatatgataagaaATTATAATCTTTATTAATGCATAATAAGTGCTTCCTTAAGGACAATGTCCTACATACATAACCCGCACGCCATATCTGTTCTTCCCCTACTGACAGTGCCAATTTGGCTAAAATGTGGGCTGCCACATTGGCCCCCCTTCTAACATTAGTCACCTGCCATGCGTGGAAATTGTTGAGCATCATCTTCACATCATTCAACATTTGTCCGTTCCTCCCCCAACAATTGTCCGGTTGCTGTATAGCCTCCACCACCTCTTTTGCATCACCCTCAAGCTCCAAATAAGTTAATCCCAGTTTGGATCCTAGGACCACCGCATGCCATGCAGCTACCATTTCTGCTGTGAAAGGATTGGTAATGAATTTTCTGGTTAAGCATTGCATAGCTAGAACCCGCCCCTCATGGTCCCGTGCTATTATGCCAACTTCCATTCTTTCGGCAGCGATATCCAAAGCAGCGTCCCAATTTAATTTGACAAAACCAAGGCATGGCACCTTCCACCGCTCTTCACTCCTGTTACAGTTGATCGCAGTAGTCGGTGCTATACTCTTCTGTCGTTGAGCTGCTTGATCATATAGTTCCATTTGGGAGTGCACTGCACTAAGTATATTTCGAGGGGAAACGAAATCGCCCTTGAATACTACACTGTTGCGCCAGAACCAAATCTGTCGGGCTACACACATCATCAACCTTAGCTCATCGTCGGACAATCTCTCCAgaagcatttgaaaaatattcgAGAACTCATCAACAACACTAGAGCACTTTTGTACCTTCGGAGTGCACTCCAGCCATACGTCTTTGGCAGCCGGGCAGCTCCAAAGGCTATGACCCACTGATTCATTCTCCAGTTGGCAGATGGGGCCCCAAGCATCAAGGGTGGTTCCTCGTTTTAGCAGATTCTCTTTGGTGGGCAATATATTACTACAGGCCTTCCAGATAAACCGTTGCACCACATGTGGGCACTTCATCTTCCATATTGCCTGCCACATTCTCTTCATTATTCCTTCATTGGAGCATCCCCCTTGCTTTGACATTATAAATTCCTGTGAGAGATGATACGCACTACGTACCGTAAAAATACCCTTCTTAGTACCCGCCCAAACAAGTTGGTCCTTTTGACGTTGGGGACTGACAACCATACTGCATATGCGCTTAGCGTCATCCTCTGTGAATATCTCCCTTATCAACTCAAAGTTCCACCACTGTGTTGATTCATCTATAAGGGCTCTCACCGTGgcattttcattcaaaattcGCACAGGGGTTTGGATTTAGCCCGAGCTGGTAGAATCAATCCATTTGTCGCCCCATATGCGTATCGTGTTTCCATCCCCAACATGCCAAAGCATACTAGCTTGCACTAGCTTTTTGGTACCCCAGATACTCCTCCACACATAGGATGGTTTACCCCCTAGTTTGGAGTTGAGGAAAGACTccttagaaaaatattttcttttcagaaCTTGGGCTGGCAGACTCTCAGGATGGTGCAAAATCCACCACCCCTGTTTCGCCAATAAGGCCATATTGAAGAGCTCCAAATCTCTATAACCCAACCCACCCTTTTGTTTTGCCAAACCCAGCTTACTCCATTTCATCCAAGCAACTGTGGATCCACTTTCCTAGTTGCCCCACCAAAATTTGGAGAACAAAGAATTAATCCCTTTGCATAAGGATTTTGGCAATTTAAAAATGCTCATCGTGTAGGTGGGGATGGCTTGAAGCACTTCTTTACCGGCATGCAATAAATACCTCTCTTTCCAGCCATTTATTCTATCCCAAATGCGACCTTTGGTGCTTGAAAATGATGTCATCCGAGATCGGCCAATCAATGTCGGCAACCCCAAATACTTCTCATAATGATCGGTTGGGTTTACCCCCACCATGGCAACAAGCTGGTTTTTGACTATTTGGTTGGTGTTTTTACTGAAGAAGAGAGAGGTCTTATCCCTATTAAGTTTCTGACTCGATGCCCTCTCATATAGCTCCAACATTGCGTGTATATTTTCCAATTCCCAAAGACTAGCTTTGCAAAAGAGGACACTATCGTTTGCGAAAAATAAGTGATTGATCCTTGGACCTCCTCTAGCTATAGACAACCCTGTAATGATACGTTCTTTCTCCGCTTTCCGCAACAAGTGGCTCAATCCCTCagcacacaaaataaataaatagggagATAAGGGGTCTCCTTGCCTTTGACCACGTGTGAGATGAATTTTTCCATGCAGTTGCCCATTGATGAGCACCGAATAGGTAACCGTATGGACACAATTCATTATCTTTTGGATCCATCATTCCACAAAACCGAGCCGCCTCATTATTGCCTCCAAAAATTCTCATTCCACCAGGTCATAGGCCTTGCTCGTGTTGAGTTTCAAAGCCATGAACCCCTGCTTCCCCTTCATCTGGGTAGCCATTGTGTGAAAAGCTTCGAACGCGACAATAATGTTGTCTGTGATAAGTCTTCCAGGAATGAACGCTCTCTGGTTGTGGGAGATGATATGGGGCAGAATTATTTTCATTCGGTTTGCCAACACCTTCGCAATAAGCTTGTATAAAACATTGCAAAGactaattggacgaaaatcagTTACACAAGAGGGATTTTTGGTTTTGGGAATTAAAACAATATAAGTATTATTGAAAAAGCTATCAATATTCCCAAAATTCAGAAAATCTAGCACAGTTTTGCATACCTCCTCCCTTACTATTGTCCAGGAACTTTGATAAAAACCTGCTCCAAACCCATCTGGGCCAAGTGATTTCATAGGCTGCATATGGGTTAAGGCTTCATCAACTTCCAACTCCGTGAACTCTTGGAGCAGTTTTATGTTCATTTCTGGAGTAACTCGACTTTCCATACCTGCCAAGCAGGAATTTAAATCCTGGACACCTCCTAATGTGAACAATTCTGTAAAGTAGTGTAGGAATGCTTGTGGGATTTCGTGGGGTTGCTGCCATTCTTGCCCTGTTGTGTCTCTCACCTTGAGGATTCTGTTTGTTCTTCGCCGTTGGTTTGCCCAAGCGTGAAAGTACTTCGTATTACGGTCTCCGGCTTTATACCAATTTTGCTTGGCTCGTTGTCTCCACCGTACGTCCTCTTGTTCAAGTAACAGCTCAATATCTcctttgatttgtttgattgCTTCTCCATTTTCAGGCCTTTCATCCCTCTGCAATTCCTCAAGCTCTTGGTTTTTTGCTGAATAATGGCATCAGTGTTGCCCAACTTCATTTTACTCCAAGATATAAGCTTTTTGCTGCATTGATGGAGCTTTTGTCGTGCCGTTCTACATGTCTCGGTATTCCATGCCTCTTCTATGATTTTATGGTAATCCTCATCCAGTGTCCAGCTCATTTCAAACTTAAACCCCCTCCTACATGTGACATGCCCCTGCAACGGATTAGTCAAACTTAGTAGCAAAGGTTTATGGTCCGAGGAACGTGCAGTTAGAACCTGGATGTTTGCTTCTTTAAACATATTGCACCATTGACTATTCGCCATTGCTCGGTCAAGCCTTTCTTTGATAAAACTTCCGTTTGATCTGCAGTTGGTCCAAGTGAACCTGGATCCCATGTATCCAAGGTTACTCAGATTGTACAATTTCGTTAAAATCACCTATGCATAACCATGCCCTAGGGGAGTAGAATTTTAGATGTTGTAGTAGTTCCCAAGATTCCTTCCTTTTATTCAAGTCTGGATGTCCATAGAAGCCAGTTAGTGTCCACTGTGTTCCAGAGGTCGAGTTCTTGACAACAGCATATATATGACGGCATCTCTCCATAATAACGCTAGCCCACCACTCTTCCCCACCAGATCCACCACGAACATACcagcataacccatctttgcCCGGACCACCTCCATCTTCTTTTTATTCCTCTTTGTTtccaagagaaacaaaaagtcGGGTTTCTTCTCCTTTACCAATTGGTAAAGGTCTCGAACTGCTCGGAGGTTCCCAAGGCCCCGGCAATTCCAACTTATGAGACTCATGTCTCAACTTTTGAGCAGCCTCCGCCATCTTCGTCACAGCTTGTGGTCCCTCCTCCATACTTTCAGTCCATTTCCCAGCTTTTGTGTTCCTTCCTGCTTCGTTGGTTTCGTCATCTGCTTCCCCTTTCCGTTTTCCCAACAACACAGGGGTTGTGGTTGCTGGGACTATTGTCCCACTACCACTTCGTGCCACCctcttctaaatttttatattcacctattaattcCTCTGTTTTCTCTGTGATAACATtgcttcttcatctttttttcctCTGAGTTGAGCCCACAGCTATCGCAGATCCTCCTACTGAGCCATATGGGGCTATCGTTGTCTTTTTGGAAGGGTCTATTATAGTAGGACCAGGCCCATTTCCCCCACCCTGGGCCCAGGGGATAAAACCCTCAGCTCCCTTTCCTTTCTATTGTGCCAACGCTCTTACATTAACTGCGCAAGGCTCCTTGCCATTTATATCTTGCATAGTAATCTCCTTGCCAGCTCATGTAGAGATCGCCGCATCTTTCCTATTAATTCATTCCCCAATTTCCTGAACCACAGCCTTAAAAGCAGATTGTCTACCAACTGCACTTTCCATATCTGAAAGATGAGGTGGCATAGGGTTTCCACCTTCCTCGTCAcctttcttttctgttttgttgCTGCCGTCGGTGGTCTGTTTTGCAATTCGTGACCCTTTATGGCTTCCAGTCGGCTACCTCAGTCCCCCACTTCATTTCCCCGACCGCCGGGTGCTGTCCGCACGGAGCCAAACACCCCATTCCCTCTTTTGATCTGGCCGCAATTTCATCGGATATCCATGCTCCTCATGTACTATTCTACCACATTCAAAACAGAAAAGAGGGAGTTTTTCGTATTGAAAGTACACCCAATGTATCTTCCCAGCAATGGTCAATGCCCTTCCCCTTTCTAATGGCTTATGGATATCAATGGTGACTCAAATACGTAGCACATTACCCCACTCCACCCCTTCCCCTGCTATATCCACCTTTTCCAGAGTCCCAATGACCTACCAATCTTGCCGCCTATCGCCTTTGTCATGCACATCAACGGCAGATCGTGGACTTGAATCTAGAAAGGTGATGTCTTGAACTCCCAACGTGAAACCGGGATGCTTCCATCAAATTCGTTTAGTGCAATTATGTAGTGATCAAAAGCCCATGGACGTCCTTCTAAAACTCTACACTTATCCTCCTCAAGATTGAATTCAAACATCCAGATGTTGTGCTGAATCTCCTTGAAACAGACACCCCCAACCGTTCGCCAAATCCTCGTGAGGACGGATTTGAAAGCTTCTTTGTTGATCCATTTCCCCGCCTAGATCTTACCAATCAGACAATTGTTCCTCTGTTGTTGGGCCTCTGCGATCTCATCGTCCGATACAATGATCTCCAGTTGTTCACCCTTCGTAAACGTGATTTTTCCATGTAGATCCTCCATCGCATTCGGCACCGTCGGTTTTCCAGCCAAAACCTCACCACTTGAGCTTCTCAGAGTGAACTCAGAGAAGACCTAGAGAGAGGACAATTTGATAcctcaccaatttttttttattttttatttttttgcaatccCCATGATATCAATATTGATATGtccttcaaaaaatttaaaataatgtaatatcaCCAACTTTAAATCATGCCCATAAAAAGTTCAAGcctttagaaaaaaattgagaggattCTAAATTGTCTCTCAATCCTATAGGAGAAGGATTCACTCCATTTCATTTACAATGGAGAGGAATCGGTCCCATTCTAGAGGGATAATATTGTccaaaaaaagtgaaatgacaaTATTACCCCTCTTAAAGTAAGGAActggctcctctccatttcatttgaaatggagaggatctctAGGCCTGGGAGTCAAATAACTTGTTAACTCGATCTCTAATGCATTTCACACCGCAACAATCGGTAAAGTTGGAATTTTCACCGACTTCTTCCGCCAACCTTCTCACCTGTCACCAACATGTCGGTTATAGTGACAATTAGTAACATTGATCGCTAATGTAATCCTCTCAAAACCAATCCTTGAGGTCCTCTAACCTCTCATATGACCATATGGTTACCTCTCATATGACCATATGGTTAAGCGGAGAAATGGAAAAAGTTAGTTGATAACGTATTTATTCCACCTACTAAATTGACTTTGTCGAAAATAGAAAAATTCTACTACCTACTAGAAGCCATTTAGACCGTAACAAACGGTACTTATCTGGAAGGTGGTAGGCAATTTTTTTGTACAGCCTTGAGTAAAgaataatgtaacttttaaaattactattggccttatgattgatcattattgaattttgattgaatggtaattttaaaagccacctcattcttAGAGTAATACAAAGATGATACAAGTGACTTCTATAATTACTTTATAGTCCTAAAAGGATCTGTTTGCAATCCAGTAAGCCAAACAAGGTGGATAAGAATTACAGAAAAGTATAGGGACAAATACGTCATTTCGAAGTAGCCCGCCGATCCACCAGTACTAGGGTTTTGGGTCTCCCACGACCTCATAATATAAGGCCGCGCAACTGTGTCACTATAGAAGCCGTCAGACACACACAAGCGCCTCAATCTCTATCTCTCCATCTCTTTGATAAGGAACTAGGGTTTCGATCCGCAATGGGAGTGTTCACGTTCGTGTGCAGGAACTCGGGCGACGAGTGGACGGGAAAATCGGTGTCCGGGGAGCTGGAGGCGTCGGCGGG encodes the following:
- the LOC132190932 gene encoding uncharacterized protein LOC132190932, translating into MANSQWCNMFKEANIQVLTARSSDHKPLLLSLTNPLQGHVTCRRGFKFEMSWTLDEDYHKIIEEAWNTETCRTARQKLHQCSKKLISWSKMKLGNTDAIIQQKTKSLRNCRGMKGLKMEKQSNKSKEILSCYLNKRTYGGDNEPSKIGIKPETVIRSTFTLGQTNGEEQTESSR